Proteins encoded together in one uncultured Sphaerochaeta sp. window:
- a CDS encoding 3'-5' exonuclease → MNYVALDFETANSYPGGACSVALARFDEEGTLLETYYTLIRPKHPYFDPGMTAVHKLSSDECLAAPEFDKIWEQMRSFIGRDILVAHNAVFDMGVMKAAFEAYDLEAREMSYLCTLTIARKLWPKMHSYKLSYLVDYFDMEYQAHYALDDAIMCGKIMYRLCQGHLNELLDLRRFLITKGIEPKVIEHQRKDADFFL, encoded by the coding sequence GTGAACTATGTAGCATTAGATTTCGAGACGGCGAACAGCTACCCCGGTGGTGCTTGTTCAGTAGCTCTTGCCCGGTTTGATGAAGAAGGTACCCTGCTTGAGACGTATTACACATTGATCCGTCCCAAGCATCCGTATTTTGATCCAGGGATGACAGCAGTGCATAAACTCTCCAGTGATGAGTGTCTTGCTGCCCCTGAATTCGACAAGATCTGGGAACAGATGCGTTCATTCATCGGTCGTGATATCCTTGTTGCCCACAATGCAGTCTTTGACATGGGAGTTATGAAAGCTGCATTTGAAGCATATGACCTGGAGGCTAGGGAGATGAGCTACCTATGCACCCTGACCATTGCTCGAAAGCTCTGGCCCAAGATGCATAGTTATAAACTCTCCTATCTGGTTGATTACTTCGATATGGAGTATCAGGCTCACTATGCCCTTGATGATGCAATCATGTGCGGGAAGATCATGTATCGGCTCTGCCAAGGGCATTTGAATGAGCTGCTCGATCTTCGCCGGTTTCTGATCACCAAGGGTATTGAGCCGAAGGTTATTGAGCACCAGAGAAAAGACGCAGATTTTTTCCTATAA
- a CDS encoding L-serine ammonia-lyase, iron-sulfur-dependent, subunit alpha produces the protein MDKYLKILRKELRPAMGCTEPAASALAGAKAAEILGLVPTSLEISTSRDMVKNAMGVGIPNCSLKGIQAAVALGASGGDSEKGLSILSSLTEEQIEKASAIPVSLVIESDVPSLYIKVTAKSGDDLAIATISGEHDRFSYLQHNTTVLRELAVDACGTELEVEDEQFLDSASLADMLTWVEQAPNEAIDLVLDAKETNLAIARHALEHSYGLSVGRIAAEPIGKEPSSLSEAFSLGSAMAAAASDARMAGCSLPVIINSGSGNQGITLTVPIAVVAAYLKKDDEQLGRALLLSQLIGLGLTARKDRLSALCGAFTASIGTACGLVYLLGGNLEEMDRAFNTMVGNLTGIICDGAKSTCALKIYSCVEAANLACKLAFRGLSPGSESGIVGKSSMESMDFLSRISHEGMEETDKTILSIMLGKQS, from the coding sequence ATGGATAAATACCTCAAAATATTGCGAAAAGAGTTGCGTCCCGCAATGGGATGCACTGAACCTGCAGCCTCAGCTTTGGCTGGTGCAAAGGCTGCGGAAATATTAGGACTGGTGCCTACCTCTTTGGAGATCAGTACCAGTAGGGACATGGTCAAGAATGCGATGGGTGTCGGTATCCCAAATTGCTCCTTGAAGGGGATTCAGGCAGCAGTTGCCCTTGGAGCAAGTGGGGGAGACAGTGAGAAGGGGTTGAGCATTCTCAGTAGTCTTACCGAAGAGCAGATAGAGAAGGCTTCAGCAATTCCAGTCTCGCTTGTTATTGAGAGTGATGTTCCTTCCTTGTATATCAAGGTTACTGCAAAATCGGGAGATGATCTTGCCATTGCCACCATCAGTGGGGAGCATGACCGGTTCAGTTACTTGCAGCATAATACTACTGTTTTACGTGAACTGGCAGTTGATGCCTGTGGTACAGAACTGGAAGTGGAGGATGAGCAATTCCTCGATTCTGCGAGTCTTGCTGATATGCTTACTTGGGTGGAACAGGCACCCAATGAGGCGATCGATCTGGTTCTGGATGCAAAGGAAACCAACCTTGCTATTGCGCGACATGCGCTTGAGCACTCCTATGGACTTTCGGTAGGGAGGATTGCCGCTGAACCGATAGGGAAAGAACCAAGCAGTCTATCAGAGGCGTTCAGCTTGGGCTCAGCCATGGCTGCAGCTGCCAGTGACGCAAGAATGGCTGGATGTTCGTTACCGGTGATTATCAACAGTGGCAGTGGAAATCAGGGAATCACCTTGACCGTCCCTATAGCGGTAGTTGCAGCATATTTAAAGAAAGATGATGAACAGCTTGGAAGGGCTTTATTGCTTAGTCAGCTGATAGGATTGGGCCTGACTGCCAGGAAAGACCGGCTAAGTGCTCTCTGTGGTGCCTTCACAGCCTCCATTGGGACGGCTTGTGGATTGGTGTATCTGCTGGGAGGAAACCTGGAAGAGATGGACCGTGCTTTCAACACCATGGTCGGAAATCTTACAGGGATTATCTGTGATGGGGCCAAGTCCACCTGTGCCCTGAAGATCTACAGTTGTGTGGAAGCGGCAAACCTTGCCTGCAAACTTGCATTCCGTGGTCTTTCCCCTGGAAGTGAGAGCGGAATCGTTGGAAAGTCGAGTATGGAGAGTATGGATTTTCTCTCCAGGATCAGTCATGAAGGGATGGAGGAAACGGATAAGACGATTCTCTCCATCATGTTGGGAAAACAATCGTGA
- the manA gene encoding mannose-6-phosphate isomerase, class I has protein sequence MDIVQIKGHIKEYDWGNTSFIPALLGVPEDGKAKAEFWLGTHPSGDAIVMETNQNLSSFLKGDSEHWFGEDHIESFGDELPLLFKVLAIEKPLSIQVHPDKLQAKAGWDWEEIIRKHLPQELWNYKDPNRKAEVIYALTPITAMCGFRPIDQIVPVLKLLLLEGYVKHFSYLDESGVEDDEKLAHLFKQLYTMDKETLSSLIDEYIASLKAHEELPTSTADGRFLESKGIVLASYVSYPHDPGLFCPFLLNVKHLEKGEALYLSPGTLHAYVMGNGIELMSASDNVLRGGLTNKKVDVRELMKVTEVKGKEVQKVPMLRGASGRMHLLTPTEEFHLMVLSSGTYEITDRRSIELLFVGEGSAQFISEKEKRPLQKGSCHVVAASLGSYTLQVEGMLFIADVPR, from the coding sequence ATGGACATTGTACAAATAAAAGGACATATCAAGGAGTATGACTGGGGGAACACCTCATTCATTCCTGCGCTGTTGGGTGTTCCAGAGGATGGAAAGGCCAAGGCCGAGTTTTGGTTAGGGACTCATCCCTCAGGGGATGCAATCGTCATGGAAACTAACCAGAATCTTTCTTCCTTCCTGAAAGGGGACAGTGAGCATTGGTTCGGAGAGGACCACATTGAATCCTTTGGGGATGAGCTGCCACTCTTATTCAAGGTCCTGGCAATTGAGAAACCCCTATCCATTCAGGTCCACCCTGATAAGCTTCAGGCAAAGGCAGGATGGGATTGGGAAGAGATTATCCGTAAACATCTTCCTCAGGAACTCTGGAACTATAAGGACCCCAATCGTAAGGCGGAAGTCATCTATGCGCTTACCCCGATTACTGCAATGTGTGGATTTCGTCCCATTGATCAGATTGTTCCTGTATTGAAGCTCCTGCTTCTTGAGGGATATGTGAAACATTTCTCTTATCTTGATGAATCAGGGGTTGAGGATGATGAGAAGCTTGCACACTTGTTCAAGCAACTGTACACCATGGACAAGGAAACATTGTCTTCGCTGATAGATGAGTATATTGCCTCCTTGAAAGCACATGAAGAGCTACCCACCAGTACTGCTGATGGACGGTTTCTTGAGAGCAAGGGGATTGTTCTTGCAAGCTATGTTTCCTATCCCCATGACCCAGGACTGTTTTGCCCATTCTTGCTGAACGTAAAACACCTTGAAAAGGGTGAAGCTCTCTACCTCTCGCCGGGGACTTTGCATGCCTATGTTATGGGCAATGGTATTGAGCTTATGAGTGCATCAGATAATGTACTTCGTGGCGGGCTTACCAATAAGAAGGTAGATGTCAGAGAGTTGATGAAGGTCACTGAGGTCAAAGGGAAAGAAGTTCAAAAAGTTCCGATGCTGCGTGGGGCCTCAGGCCGAATGCATCTTCTCACTCCTACCGAGGAGTTCCATTTGATGGTTCTTTCCAGTGGAACCTATGAGATTACTGATCGTAGGAGTATCGAGTTACTCTTTGTTGGTGAGGGAAGTGCCCAGTTTATCTCTGAGAAGGAGAAGCGGCCCCTGCAGAAAGGTAGTTGTCATGTGGTAGCAGCCTCTCTTGGCTCCTATACCCTGCAAGTGGAGGGAATGCTGTTTATTGCTGATGTTCCCAGATGA
- a CDS encoding Na+/H+ antiporter NhaC family protein yields MTSFGIWGLIPPVLTITLAFITKDVMVSLFLGIFSGALIVAGGNPLVAIINLTDMIAGSLNDGWNIRIFLFCALLGGLVGMLSKTGSAHAFGRWAADKLHTEKTSLMMTWFCGLLIFIDDYFNSLAVGTVMRPITDKNKVSRAQLAYILDSTAAPVCILVPISSWVITVMSIVKGSEGFDALGVSEFSFFIRSVPYNLYALLTIIMVVVIILSGRNFGPMAKSIAYAKETGNLYNETYGPAPGEIDIDGDVNAAKAKPLDMLFPIIVLIVTAVILFPVTTYLSSIDGETITSVGAAAASMSLGDAFNNTDASMALFYAVIFTLVITYIYYTARKLFTIKGASEAITDGIKSMVPALIILTMAWTIGTVIKSSPEDGGLGLAAYLSDVVVGGGFPIALVPVIAFALSALISFSTGTSWGTFAIMIPIVMPIAVGLAQAKGLADAGLLNAAMISVSAVLGGSVFGDHASPISDTTILSSTGAGCPHLEHVATQMPYAVTSAACALVGFVVGGIFLNVLAAWIVTLAVFAAAMIFLPKILNK; encoded by the coding sequence ATGACAAGTTTTGGAATTTGGGGACTCATTCCTCCCGTTCTTACCATTACCCTTGCATTTATTACCAAGGATGTAATGGTTTCTCTGTTTCTTGGGATTTTTTCTGGTGCGTTGATCGTAGCAGGGGGAAATCCTCTGGTAGCAATCATCAATCTTACCGACATGATTGCCGGTTCCCTCAATGATGGATGGAACATTCGAATCTTCCTTTTCTGTGCATTGCTCGGCGGATTGGTCGGTATGCTCAGCAAGACTGGTTCAGCTCATGCGTTTGGTCGCTGGGCAGCAGACAAGCTGCACACCGAGAAGACCAGCCTCATGATGACTTGGTTCTGTGGTCTGTTGATCTTTATCGATGACTACTTCAACAGCCTTGCAGTAGGAACCGTTATGCGTCCTATTACGGACAAGAACAAGGTTTCCCGTGCACAGCTTGCATACATCCTGGACTCCACCGCAGCTCCGGTATGCATCCTTGTTCCCATTTCAAGCTGGGTTATCACCGTAATGTCCATCGTAAAAGGATCTGAAGGATTTGACGCTTTGGGTGTCAGTGAATTCTCTTTCTTTATCCGGTCAGTACCCTATAACCTATATGCTCTGCTTACCATTATCATGGTAGTTGTCATCATTCTGAGCGGACGTAATTTCGGTCCCATGGCAAAAAGCATTGCCTATGCCAAGGAAACCGGTAACCTGTACAACGAGACCTATGGACCAGCCCCTGGTGAGATCGACATTGATGGTGATGTGAATGCAGCAAAGGCAAAGCCTCTGGATATGCTTTTCCCGATTATTGTCCTCATCGTTACAGCGGTTATCCTGTTCCCTGTTACTACCTACCTCTCATCCATAGATGGAGAGACCATCACCAGCGTCGGTGCTGCAGCAGCATCCATGTCTCTTGGTGATGCCTTCAACAATACCGATGCCTCAATGGCACTGTTCTATGCTGTTATCTTTACCTTGGTGATTACATACATCTACTACACTGCTCGTAAGCTCTTTACGATCAAGGGAGCAAGTGAAGCAATTACTGACGGAATCAAGAGTATGGTTCCCGCCCTTATCATCCTTACCATGGCTTGGACCATTGGTACGGTTATCAAGAGCAGTCCTGAAGATGGTGGCCTTGGGTTGGCTGCCTACCTCAGTGATGTTGTTGTCGGTGGTGGATTCCCGATTGCCTTGGTTCCTGTTATTGCCTTTGCACTCTCCGCTCTGATCTCGTTCTCAACCGGTACGAGCTGGGGAACCTTTGCTATCATGATCCCGATCGTTATGCCTATCGCTGTTGGTCTTGCACAGGCAAAGGGCCTTGCAGACGCAGGTTTGCTTAATGCAGCTATGATCAGCGTGAGTGCTGTACTTGGTGGTTCGGTCTTTGGTGACCATGCTTCCCCGATCAGTGATACCACCATCCTGAGTTCCACTGGGGCTGGGTGTCCACACCTTGAGCACGTTGCAACCCAGATGCCTTACGCAGTGACCTCTGCAGCTTGTGCCTTGGTTGGATTTGTCGTAGGAGGAATCTTCCTGAATGTTCTGGCAGCTTGGATTGTTACCTTGGCTGTCTTTGCAGCAGCCATGATCTTCCTTCCCAAGATCCTGAACAAGTAA
- a CDS encoding AMP-binding protein — translation MKRTIIEMLHEAAKRYGDRTYTNTKTDAGWVACSFKKTDMESDYVAAYLLNHGFKPEDTIGILSEGKSSWVTCELGLIKAKMISVPLSIKLTPEEIAFRINHSEAVAFAVSSNTLGNAVKALPMFDHPVMFIYLDEQDERLEKQVREADWKQDVNYVPWETLMLDGANLLEQNPRLVKDAEESIDENDTINICYTSGTTGNPKGIMLTHLNYYVNVHDAIDLFKLPDASYETLVVLPVDHSFAHTVGIYTALLRGITLHFVDSRGSNASIIRNFPKNLLEVNPVFLMTVPSITGNFMKKMIQGIHQKGPFVEGIFNRGLEAGILRNGDGFHKGGTWVRIKTWFPYTLANLLVFPKLRKIFGDKMLYCVGGGALLEAKQQKFFAAIGVPVFQGYGLTEAAPIISSNTPHKYKFGTSGIVAGSEVCKIMVDETTEAKVGQRGEIVIKGENVMKGYFKNPKASEEVLKDGWLWTGDLGYYDEDGFLVVTGRAKALLIGKDGEKYSPEEIEEVMINHLSIINQLMVYNDHQNMTTALVALNESDITTLIHDKGYSTAEQALDGIISELHTYETHATAIPSMWIPSRFALIEKPFSEADGLVNSTMKLVRYKTAEFYKDRIATLYESEEANRKANLEVVKNLFFK, via the coding sequence ATGAAAAGAACTATCATAGAGATGCTGCACGAGGCTGCGAAACGTTATGGTGATCGTACCTATACCAATACAAAGACTGATGCAGGCTGGGTTGCTTGTTCTTTCAAGAAGACTGATATGGAGTCTGATTATGTGGCTGCATATCTGCTCAACCATGGATTCAAGCCAGAGGATACCATAGGCATTCTCAGTGAGGGAAAGAGTAGTTGGGTTACCTGTGAACTTGGCCTGATCAAGGCGAAGATGATCAGCGTACCACTATCCATCAAGCTTACCCCTGAGGAAATTGCGTTCCGTATCAACCACAGTGAAGCTGTTGCTTTTGCAGTTTCTTCAAATACCCTCGGCAATGCGGTAAAGGCCCTTCCCATGTTTGACCATCCTGTTATGTTTATCTACCTCGATGAGCAGGATGAGCGATTGGAAAAGCAGGTTCGGGAAGCAGATTGGAAGCAGGATGTGAACTATGTCCCCTGGGAGACCCTTATGCTTGATGGGGCAAATCTTCTGGAGCAGAATCCTCGCTTGGTTAAGGACGCTGAAGAGTCCATTGATGAGAATGATACGATCAACATCTGCTACACCAGTGGGACTACCGGAAATCCAAAGGGTATTATGCTTACCCATCTTAATTACTATGTGAATGTGCATGATGCCATTGACCTGTTCAAGCTCCCCGATGCGAGCTATGAGACACTGGTCGTACTTCCTGTTGACCACAGCTTTGCTCATACTGTAGGTATTTATACGGCACTGCTCAGGGGTATTACCTTGCACTTTGTCGATTCCAGGGGCTCGAATGCCTCGATTATCAGAAACTTCCCCAAGAATCTCTTGGAAGTAAACCCAGTCTTCCTGATGACTGTTCCCTCCATCACCGGCAACTTCATGAAGAAAATGATCCAGGGCATTCATCAGAAAGGACCTTTTGTTGAAGGTATCTTCAATCGTGGGCTTGAGGCTGGAATCCTCCGCAATGGGGACGGTTTCCACAAGGGTGGCACTTGGGTCAGGATCAAGACCTGGTTTCCGTACACCTTGGCGAACCTTTTGGTGTTCCCAAAGCTTCGGAAAATCTTCGGGGATAAGATGCTCTACTGCGTAGGAGGAGGAGCACTTCTGGAGGCAAAACAACAGAAGTTCTTTGCTGCTATCGGAGTTCCCGTCTTCCAAGGATATGGTCTGACTGAGGCTGCCCCAATTATCAGCAGCAACACCCCCCATAAGTACAAGTTCGGCACCAGTGGTATCGTTGCTGGCAGTGAGGTTTGCAAGATCATGGTTGATGAGACCACGGAAGCAAAGGTTGGCCAGCGTGGTGAGATTGTTATCAAGGGTGAGAATGTGATGAAGGGCTACTTCAAGAACCCCAAGGCGAGTGAGGAAGTTCTCAAGGACGGCTGGCTCTGGACAGGGGATCTTGGTTACTACGATGAAGATGGCTTCCTGGTGGTTACCGGGAGGGCGAAGGCACTGCTTATCGGAAAGGATGGAGAGAAGTACAGTCCTGAGGAGATCGAAGAGGTGATGATCAATCACCTGTCCATCATCAACCAACTGATGGTGTATAATGATCACCAAAACATGACTACTGCCCTGGTTGCATTGAATGAGAGCGATATCACCACCTTGATTCACGATAAGGGGTATTCGACAGCTGAACAGGCACTTGATGGGATTATCTCTGAGCTCCATACCTATGAAACTCATGCCACAGCTATCCCATCCATGTGGATTCCTTCTCGCTTTGCACTGATAGAAAAGCCTTTCAGTGAGGCTGATGGACTGGTAAACTCCACCATGAAGCTGGTTCGATACAAGACAGCAGAGTTCTACAAGGACAGAATTGCCACGCTGTATGAGAGTGAAGAAGCCAATCGAAAGGCAAACCTTGAGGTAGTCAAGAACCTGTTCTTCAAATAA
- a CDS encoding GntR family transcriptional regulator, with protein MALKFKTVFSQLQMKIIFGEWPEGYRIPTEMELCDQYGVSRVTIRRALDGLVRQGYISRTRGRGSFVLFKRKVVGLGYPQVPMEGEDSQKNGYYKILLKEKVEASSADRTQMHFSDDPTDRELWHFKSLHIVDGKPSVLSDYYVTSRFGQEIALLGDESERSFFDLVSWHIGQKCHFVQGKVAAINPNEEICKQLGIDCSSASLWCRGLCVLDDGTVIGRCTKVFNGLMYEFAVEDQSDVSVGG; from the coding sequence ATGGCATTGAAATTCAAGACTGTTTTTTCACAGTTGCAAATGAAAATCATTTTCGGTGAATGGCCGGAAGGATATCGCATTCCTACCGAAATGGAACTCTGTGACCAATATGGAGTATCTCGTGTTACTATCCGACGTGCTTTGGATGGTTTGGTCCGTCAGGGATACATCTCACGTACTCGTGGACGAGGGTCCTTTGTTTTGTTTAAACGCAAAGTTGTAGGTCTTGGGTATCCTCAAGTGCCAATGGAGGGAGAAGACTCCCAGAAAAACGGCTACTATAAGATTCTCTTGAAGGAGAAAGTGGAAGCATCGAGTGCAGATCGTACCCAGATGCATTTCTCCGATGATCCTACCGATCGTGAACTCTGGCACTTCAAGAGCTTGCATATTGTGGATGGAAAACCCTCAGTTTTAAGTGATTACTATGTCACCTCTCGTTTTGGGCAAGAGATTGCCCTGCTTGGGGATGAAAGCGAGCGCTCTTTTTTTGATCTGGTGAGCTGGCATATTGGCCAGAAGTGCCATTTCGTCCAGGGAAAGGTTGCAGCCATCAACCCGAATGAAGAGATCTGCAAACAACTTGGTATCGATTGCAGTTCTGCCAGTCTTTGGTGCAGAGGCCTTTGCGTACTCGATGATGGGACTGTGATTGGAAGATGCACCAAGGTCTTCAATGGACTCATGTACGAATTTGCTGTCGAGGATCAATCAGACGTTTCTGTAGGTGGCTGA